Proteins from a genomic interval of Sphingopyxis sp. QXT-31:
- a CDS encoding toll/interleukin-1 receptor domain-containing protein, with translation MAAEVFISYSSKDRTIANMVCALLEERGHRCWIAPRDILPGTEWGEAIITGLKGAQVFVLVFSRHANTSPQILREVERAVHLGLPIIPFRIEDVVPERSLEYFMSVPHWLDALSPPVEDHIARLGDVVSQLVNGVTDVREYRSAKPQGTAKLSWNNALVRAGAGGAVLALLLLAAWLGGLAPPASPVGWLAALVALAIPAGVIGSGQAKWWTKRGVQGALLALFVVAAATYGWAHSGYVIAGEQGAPLVRGTECTPDARLVYESECPDLPSDALIDAAYDEAALWTAGSIGRIKLMLGAAWMLAAAAAALLAAGWLGGPRRLKQEE, from the coding sequence ATGGCGGCAGAGGTCTTCATCAGCTATTCGTCGAAGGACCGCACCATCGCGAACATGGTGTGTGCGCTGCTGGAGGAGCGCGGGCATCGCTGCTGGATCGCGCCGCGCGATATCCTGCCCGGCACCGAATGGGGCGAGGCGATCATCACCGGTCTCAAGGGCGCGCAGGTCTTCGTCCTCGTCTTTTCGCGGCACGCCAATACGTCGCCGCAGATCCTGCGCGAGGTCGAGCGCGCGGTGCACCTGGGGCTGCCGATCATTCCTTTTCGCATCGAGGATGTCGTCCCCGAGCGCAGCCTCGAATATTTCATGAGCGTGCCGCATTGGCTCGACGCGCTGTCGCCGCCGGTCGAGGACCATATTGCGCGGCTGGGCGATGTGGTGAGCCAGCTGGTCAACGGCGTCACCGACGTGCGCGAATATCGGTCGGCCAAGCCGCAGGGCACCGCGAAGCTGAGCTGGAACAATGCACTTGTGCGCGCGGGTGCTGGCGGCGCGGTGCTCGCGCTGCTGCTGCTCGCGGCGTGGCTGGGCGGCCTGGCACCGCCCGCCTCGCCGGTGGGCTGGCTCGCCGCGCTGGTCGCGCTGGCGATCCCCGCCGGGGTGATCGGCAGCGGGCAGGCGAAATGGTGGACCAAGCGCGGCGTGCAGGGCGCGCTGCTCGCGCTGTTCGTGGTGGCGGCCGCCACCTACGGCTGGGCGCACAGCGGCTATGTCATCGCGGGCGAACAGGGCGCGCCGCTGGTGCGCGGGACCGAATGCACGCCCGACGCCAGGCTGGTCTATGAAAGCGAATGCCCCGACCTGCCGTCGGACGCGTTGATCGACGCGGCGTATGACGAGGCGGCGCTGTGGACCGCGGGATCGATCGGGCGCATCAAGTTGATGCTCGGCGCGGCGTGGATGCTCGCAGCGGCGGCGGCGGCGCTGCTGGCCGCGGGCTGGCTCGGCGGGCCGCGGCGCCTGAAACAGGAGGAATGA
- a CDS encoding PhoH family protein: MSKRPLAAAPAEPGDRVRLTAEFERTQLLGILFGEFDRNLVAIENRLGVYISARGNRVQIEGEAEAAARARDVLVDLYNRAEQGQEVDAGMVDGVIAMSAQPTLDGIIRHDTDAAPPIMIRTRKKTIVPRAPSQVPYMQALAREDVIFALGPAGTGKTYLAVAQAVAQLITGSVQRLILSRPAVEAGEKLGFLPGDMKEKVDPYLRPLYDALHDCLPAEQVERRIASGEIEIAPLAFMRGRTLADAFIILDEAQNTTIPQMKMFLTRFGMNSRMVICGDPKQVDLPIPATSGLADAVARLEGLEGINVSRFTSADVVRHPIVGRIVDAYEGPGA, from the coding sequence ATGTCCAAACGCCCACTCGCCGCAGCGCCCGCCGAACCCGGCGATCGCGTCCGATTGACGGCCGAGTTTGAAAGGACACAGCTTCTGGGAATCCTGTTCGGCGAATTCGACCGCAACCTTGTGGCGATCGAAAACCGGCTCGGCGTCTATATCTCGGCGCGCGGCAACCGCGTCCAGATCGAGGGAGAGGCCGAGGCAGCGGCCCGCGCGCGCGACGTGCTCGTCGATCTCTACAATCGCGCCGAACAGGGGCAGGAGGTCGACGCGGGCATGGTCGACGGGGTGATCGCGATGTCGGCGCAGCCGACGCTCGACGGCATCATCCGCCACGACACCGACGCCGCGCCGCCGATCATGATCCGCACGCGCAAGAAGACGATCGTCCCGCGCGCGCCGTCGCAGGTTCCCTATATGCAGGCGCTGGCGCGCGAGGACGTGATCTTCGCGCTCGGCCCCGCGGGGACGGGCAAGACCTATCTGGCGGTCGCGCAGGCCGTCGCGCAGCTCATCACCGGCAGCGTCCAGCGCCTCATCCTCTCGCGCCCCGCGGTCGAGGCGGGCGAGAAGCTCGGCTTCCTGCCCGGCGACATGAAGGAAAAGGTCGATCCCTATCTCCGCCCGCTCTACGACGCGCTCCACGACTGCCTGCCGGCCGAGCAGGTCGAGCGCCGTATCGCGAGCGGAGAGATCGAGATCGCGCCGCTCGCCTTCATGCGCGGCCGCACCCTCGCCGACGCCTTCATCATCCTCGACGAGGCGCAGAACACCACCATCCCGCAGATGAAGATGTTCCTCACTCGCTTCGGCATGAACAGCCGCATGGTGATCTGCGGCGACCCGAAGCAGGTCGACCTGCCGATCCCCGCGACCTCGGGCCTCGCCGATGCGGTCGCACGGCTCGAGGGGCTGGAGGGCATCAACGTCAGCCGCTTCACCAGCGCCGACGTCGTCCGCCACCCGATCGTCGGGCGCATCGTCGATGCCTATGAGGGACCGGGGGCCTAG
- a CDS encoding TonB-dependent hemoglobin/transferrin/lactoferrin family receptor, whose amino-acid sequence MKIQRSPSVHRLAAGTALGLALTATTAPAMAQDNDGEYWVQRKNQIVVTATRTEVKAEDVPLTVSLITEEQIANELATDIRDLIRFEPGVSVQRQPARFGAALGATGRAGNDSFNIRGIGGNRVLIQVDGVRVPDGFSFGAQASGRGDYVDLGLVKSVEILRGPSSALYGSDGLAGAVSFITSDPADFLTGGRSVGGLVRASYSSADEEFAETAIVAGRSGDWSIMAAYTRRDWQELDNKGTNPGIVFPVGTPGTSGLVPGTGPQRTLPNPQDGKSNAALARIVYDPANGHKLRLTGEYLDTHLYTNGLTGVTATRNAAGVITSSVDRLEGFDSGERKRVSLDWSWEGEGAIDFVRVALYWQDGEDNQYTEEDRTPAADRTRLNTFENRVIGAAADARADFNTGSISHRLVFGGDLSSTRQRGLRDGTVPPFGETFPTRAFPSTDFTRAGLFVGDEISVADGRLLLYPALRFDWYNLSPDDDPLLPAFNGAGQDGSRVSPKFGAVFKITDEVRLFGNYATGFKAPEPGQVNQFFSNLASGYTSIPNPDLGPERSESVEGGIRFSNDAISLDVTAFASRYKDFISQEVVDGSFTPADPAVYQFVNLDRVRVHGAEARFEGRASSGLYTTLALSYATGDVIEPTGARSPLSTIDPLKLVAGVGYRERSGRFGGQVIMTHAARQEASRTDGLCTPQCFRPDGFTILDATAFVRIVDGLTLRVGVFNILDKKYSWWSDVRGLASTSLIADAYTQPGRNASASLSYSF is encoded by the coding sequence TTGAAGATCCAGCGTTCGCCGTCCGTCCACCGTCTCGCCGCGGGCACCGCGCTCGGCCTCGCGCTCACCGCGACCACCGCGCCCGCGATGGCGCAGGACAATGACGGCGAATATTGGGTTCAGCGCAAGAACCAGATCGTCGTCACCGCGACGCGCACCGAGGTGAAGGCCGAGGATGTGCCGCTCACCGTTTCGCTGATCACCGAAGAGCAGATTGCCAACGAACTCGCGACCGACATCCGCGACCTCATCCGTTTCGAACCCGGCGTCAGCGTCCAGCGCCAGCCCGCGCGCTTCGGCGCCGCGCTCGGCGCGACCGGCCGCGCGGGCAACGACAGCTTCAACATCCGCGGCATCGGCGGCAACCGTGTGCTGATCCAGGTCGACGGCGTGCGCGTCCCCGACGGTTTCAGCTTCGGCGCACAGGCCTCGGGCCGCGGCGACTATGTCGACCTCGGTCTCGTCAAGTCGGTCGAAATTCTGCGCGGCCCCTCGTCGGCGCTCTACGGCAGCGACGGCCTCGCGGGCGCGGTCAGCTTCATCACCAGCGACCCCGCCGATTTCCTGACCGGCGGCAGGTCGGTCGGCGGCCTCGTCCGCGCGAGCTACAGCAGCGCCGACGAGGAGTTCGCCGAAACCGCGATCGTCGCGGGGCGCAGCGGCGACTGGTCGATCATGGCGGCCTATACGCGCCGCGACTGGCAGGAACTCGACAACAAGGGCACCAATCCCGGCATCGTCTTCCCCGTCGGCACGCCCGGTACTTCGGGCCTCGTCCCCGGCACCGGGCCGCAGCGCACGCTGCCCAACCCGCAGGACGGCAAGTCGAACGCCGCGCTCGCGCGCATCGTCTACGACCCGGCCAACGGCCACAAATTGCGCCTGACCGGCGAATATCTCGATACTCATCTCTACACCAACGGCCTCACCGGCGTGACCGCGACGCGCAACGCCGCGGGCGTCATCACCTCCAGCGTCGATCGCCTCGAAGGCTTTGACAGCGGCGAGCGCAAGCGCGTGTCGCTCGACTGGAGCTGGGAAGGCGAGGGCGCGATCGATTTCGTCCGCGTCGCGCTCTACTGGCAGGACGGCGAGGACAATCAATATACCGAGGAAGACCGCACCCCCGCCGCCGACCGCACCCGCCTGAACACTTTCGAGAACCGCGTGATCGGCGCCGCCGCCGACGCGCGCGCCGATTTCAACACCGGGTCGATTTCGCACCGCCTCGTCTTCGGCGGCGACCTCAGCAGTACGCGCCAGCGCGGCCTGCGCGACGGCACCGTGCCGCCCTTCGGCGAGACCTTCCCGACGCGCGCCTTCCCCAGCACCGATTTCACCCGCGCCGGGCTGTTCGTTGGCGACGAAATCTCCGTCGCCGACGGCCGGTTGCTGCTCTATCCCGCGCTGCGCTTCGACTGGTACAATCTGTCGCCCGACGACGATCCGCTGCTCCCCGCTTTCAACGGCGCCGGGCAGGACGGCTCGCGCGTCTCGCCCAAATTCGGTGCGGTGTTCAAGATCACCGACGAGGTCCGCCTGTTCGGCAATTACGCCACCGGCTTCAAGGCGCCCGAGCCGGGGCAGGTCAACCAGTTCTTCTCGAACCTCGCGTCGGGCTATACTTCGATTCCGAACCCCGATCTTGGGCCCGAACGCAGCGAAAGCGTCGAGGGCGGCATCCGCTTTTCGAACGACGCGATCAGCCTCGACGTGACGGCGTTCGCCTCGCGCTACAAGGATTTCATCAGCCAGGAGGTCGTGGACGGCAGCTTCACCCCCGCCGACCCGGCCGTCTATCAATTCGTGAATCTCGATCGTGTTCGCGTGCATGGCGCCGAAGCGCGGTTCGAGGGGCGAGCGTCGTCCGGCCTCTATACGACGCTCGCCCTATCCTATGCCACCGGCGACGTGATCGAGCCCACTGGCGCGCGCAGCCCGCTGTCGACGATCGACCCATTGAAGCTGGTGGCCGGCGTCGGTTATCGTGAACGCAGCGGGCGCTTCGGCGGGCAGGTCATCATGACGCACGCCGCGCGTCAGGAAGCCTCGCGCACCGACGGGCTCTGCACGCCGCAATGCTTCCGCCCCGACGGCTTCACGATCCTCGACGCGACCGCGTTCGTGCGCATCGTCGATGGGCTGACGCTGCGCGTCGGCGTCTTCAACATCCTCGACAAGAAATACAGCTGGTGGAGCGACGTCCGCGGCCTCGCGTCTACCTCGCTGATCGCCGACGCCTATACCCAGCCCGGCCGCAATGCGAGCGCTTCGCTCAGCTACAGCTTCTAG
- a CDS encoding DUF6607 family protein: MNIYRKIAATLLLAAALPTAALAHPPIAEEAAAANFEQDRADILAMAGNYRVSFNMQESTRWDPDYEVLEPKRSGGNEVVRVIEDTGRVIRLQHMLVITGDDDKSMIIKHWRQDWEYEPAKVLVYSDRNAWTWEDVPERMRTGRWSQTVYQVDDSPRYGGWGQFETQAGIRRWRSNWTWRPLARRDAVRNPVYDRYYSINRHQPSPDGWVHWQDNTKMGIKDGKLVPIIQEYVLNTYIKYDQYDVKAADDYWAATKDYWAAIRAEWDRVALAKGGIAIQEEAQTGTVISGRLLEMADEIQDKTPTTVKAIDEAKKLIETNTRKL; the protein is encoded by the coding sequence ATGAACATATATCGCAAGATCGCCGCCACGCTGCTGCTCGCCGCTGCGCTGCCCACCGCCGCGCTCGCTCACCCGCCGATCGCCGAGGAAGCCGCCGCGGCGAACTTCGAACAGGATCGCGCCGACATCCTCGCGATGGCGGGCAATTACCGCGTCAGCTTCAACATGCAGGAATCGACGCGCTGGGATCCCGATTACGAGGTCCTCGAACCCAAGCGCTCGGGCGGCAACGAGGTCGTGCGCGTGATCGAGGATACGGGACGCGTGATCCGCTTGCAGCACATGCTCGTCATCACCGGCGACGACGACAAGAGCATGATCATCAAGCATTGGCGCCAGGACTGGGAATATGAGCCCGCGAAGGTCCTCGTCTATTCGGACCGCAACGCCTGGACCTGGGAAGACGTCCCCGAGCGGATGCGCACCGGGCGCTGGTCGCAGACGGTCTATCAGGTCGATGACAGCCCGCGTTACGGCGGCTGGGGCCAGTTCGAAACGCAGGCGGGCATCCGCCGCTGGCGCTCGAACTGGACATGGCGCCCGCTCGCGCGCCGCGACGCCGTACGTAATCCCGTCTACGACCGCTATTATTCGATCAACCGCCACCAGCCCTCGCCCGACGGCTGGGTCCATTGGCAGGACAATACGAAGATGGGGATCAAGGACGGCAAGCTGGTGCCGATCATCCAGGAATATGTGCTCAACACCTATATCAAATATGACCAATATGACGTGAAGGCGGCCGACGATTATTGGGCCGCGACCAAGGATTATTGGGCCGCGATCCGCGCCGAATGGGACCGCGTCGCCTTGGCCAAGGGGGGCATCGCGATCCAGGAGGAAGCGCAGACGGGCACCGTCATCAGTGGCCGCCTGCTCGAAATGGCCGACGAGATCCAGGACAAGACGCCGACCACCGTGAAGGCGATCGACGAAGCGAAAAAGCTGATCGAGACCAACACGCGAAAGCTCTGA